In the genome of Kitasatospora cathayae, one region contains:
- a CDS encoding ABC transporter permease, which translates to MTPTTELPDLPGAAVAARAGRRFDLARYRDLSLVPVLLVLGVIGFIVSPAFLTSDNLLGVGQQATELSLLVLAEALILIAGRMDLSLESTIGVAPVIAVWLVLPDHGARFNGLGLFPEWSAIPLCLLVGALIGAINGFLILKLRLNGFIVTLGALTLLRGLQVAVSQGQSIVNVPESFRYLGGASWLGVPAAIWICALLFLVGGCALAWLRHGRALYAIGGNAEAARAAGIRVDRIVWAVLTLGGLLAAFAGILYTGHYGSISADQGNGWIFQVFAATVIGGVSLNGGRGTLFGALTGVLTLQLVVNVMTLAGVPPLWNQFLNGAIIIIALIISRYASGEKQE; encoded by the coding sequence ATGACTCCCACCACTGAGCTCCCCGACCTTCCCGGCGCGGCGGTCGCCGCCCGCGCCGGTCGCCGCTTCGACCTCGCCCGTTACCGCGACCTGTCGCTCGTCCCGGTCCTGCTGGTGCTCGGCGTCATCGGCTTCATCGTCTCGCCCGCCTTCCTCACCTCCGACAACCTCCTCGGCGTCGGCCAGCAAGCCACCGAGCTGAGCCTGCTGGTCCTCGCCGAGGCGCTCATCCTGATCGCCGGGCGGATGGACCTCTCCCTGGAGTCCACCATCGGCGTCGCCCCGGTGATCGCCGTCTGGCTGGTCCTGCCCGACCACGGCGCCCGCTTCAACGGCCTCGGACTGTTCCCCGAGTGGAGCGCCATCCCCTTGTGCCTGCTGGTCGGCGCGCTCATCGGCGCGATCAACGGCTTCCTCATCCTCAAGCTGCGCCTCAACGGCTTCATCGTCACCCTCGGCGCGCTCACGCTGCTCCGCGGCCTCCAAGTCGCCGTCTCCCAGGGCCAGTCCATCGTCAACGTGCCCGAGTCCTTCCGCTACCTCGGCGGCGCGAGCTGGCTCGGCGTCCCGGCCGCGATCTGGATCTGCGCCCTGCTCTTCCTCGTCGGCGGCTGCGCCCTCGCCTGGCTGCGGCACGGCCGCGCCCTCTACGCGATCGGCGGCAACGCGGAGGCCGCCCGGGCGGCGGGCATCCGCGTCGACCGGATCGTCTGGGCCGTGCTGACCCTCGGCGGCCTGCTCGCGGCCTTCGCCGGCATCCTCTACACCGGCCACTACGGCTCGATCTCCGCGGACCAGGGCAACGGCTGGATCTTCCAGGTCTTCGCCGCCACGGTCATCGGCGGCGTCAGCCTCAACGGGGGCCGCGGCACCCTCTTCGGGGCCCTCACCGGCGTCCTCACGCTCCAGCTCGTGGTCAACGTGATGACCCTCGCCGGCGTCCCGCCGCTGTGGAACCAGTTCCTCAACGGCGCGATCATCATCATCGCGCTGATCATCTCCCGCTACGCCTCCGGCGAGAAGCAGGAGTAG
- a CDS encoding fumarylacetoacetate hydrolase family protein, with the protein MKLLRLGEPGAETPAVRGKDGATFALTGLTDDIDGAFLASGGIGRVRAALAVGSLPALDPTGLRVGAPLARPGKVVCIGLNYRDHAEETGAAVPERPVVFMKDPSTVVGPFDSVLIPRGSVKTDWEVELAVVIGREARYLADPAEAAGCIGGYAISNDVSEREFQLEFSAQWDIGKSCESFNPLGPWLVTPDEAGDPQDLGLRLTVNGEPRQDGSTKNMVFDVHYLVWYLSQYMVLRPGDVINTGTPAGVALGLPGTPYLRAGDSVELTIDGLGTQRQTFRNA; encoded by the coding sequence ATGAAGCTGCTGCGACTCGGCGAACCCGGAGCGGAGACTCCGGCGGTCCGCGGCAAGGACGGCGCGACCTTCGCCCTCACGGGCCTGACCGACGACATCGACGGCGCCTTCCTCGCCTCCGGTGGGATCGGCCGCGTCCGGGCCGCCCTGGCGGTAGGTTCGCTGCCCGCCCTGGACCCGACCGGCCTGCGGGTCGGGGCGCCCCTCGCCCGTCCGGGCAAGGTGGTCTGCATCGGCCTCAACTACCGCGACCACGCCGAGGAGACCGGGGCGGCCGTTCCCGAGCGGCCGGTGGTCTTCATGAAGGACCCGTCCACCGTCGTCGGCCCCTTCGACTCCGTGCTGATCCCGCGCGGCTCGGTGAAGACCGACTGGGAGGTGGAACTCGCCGTCGTCATCGGCCGGGAGGCCCGCTACCTCGCCGACCCGGCGGAGGCGGCGGGGTGCATCGGGGGTTACGCCATCAGCAACGACGTCTCCGAGCGGGAGTTCCAGCTGGAGTTCTCCGCCCAGTGGGACATCGGCAAGTCGTGCGAGAGCTTCAACCCGCTCGGCCCCTGGCTGGTCACCCCGGACGAGGCGGGCGACCCGCAGGACCTGGGACTGCGCCTGACCGTCAACGGCGAGCCGCGCCAGGACGGCAGCACCAAGAACATGGTCTTCGACGTCCACTACCTGGTCTGGTACCTGAGCCAGTACATGGTGCTGCGCCCCGGCGACGTCATCAACACCGGCACCCCGGCCGGCGTGGCCCTGGGCCTGCCCGGCACCCCCTACCTGCGCGCGGGCGACAGCGTCGAGCTGACCATCGACGGCCTCGGCACCCAGCGCCAGACCTTCCGCAACGCGTGA
- a CDS encoding jacalin-like lectin, translating to MSKPRPRLPFACTALVGALAAVTALGGLMGAPVARAATEVSAAQPAAEGGSFSTLTYNVAGLPQVVNSSSTERQRSTTAIGARLAPYDIVHVQEDFNYHAFLYAADSHPNRTATSGGAGIGSGLNTLSGLGYDGDDFERVKWKDCQLDSGDCLTPKGFTFMRTRLAEGVYVDFYNLHANAGTEPGDEAARAANLAQLTGYIRTHSAGNAVVVMGDTNTRYTRADDTIAAFAADNRLTDAWVQLERGGVAPARGADPLLCDQNAPTDTCEIVDKVLYRSSPLVSLTATSYANKHADFLDGSGKMLSDHDPVAVGFTWSRNPDYLASEQFGGPHGDFYDDIDRVPAGARATTISLRAGSRVDQVGLTLADGTALTHGGTGGTASSLTLSSGEYVNSATLCQGSYNGHTRIFYASFGTNLGRTLTGGTTTADCVTRTAPDGWQFAGFQGRSGDEVDKLGFLFTRR from the coding sequence ATGTCCAAGCCCCGCCCCCGACTGCCCTTCGCCTGCACCGCCCTCGTGGGCGCGCTCGCCGCCGTGACCGCGCTCGGCGGCCTCATGGGTGCGCCGGTCGCGCGAGCCGCCACCGAGGTGTCGGCCGCGCAACCCGCTGCCGAGGGCGGATCGTTCTCCACGCTGACCTACAACGTCGCCGGCCTCCCGCAGGTGGTGAACAGCTCCTCCACCGAGCGGCAGAGGAGCACCACCGCCATCGGCGCCCGGCTCGCGCCGTACGACATCGTGCACGTCCAGGAGGACTTCAACTACCACGCGTTCCTGTACGCCGCCGACTCCCACCCGAACCGCACCGCGACCAGCGGTGGGGCGGGCATCGGCAGCGGCCTCAACACCCTGTCCGGCCTCGGCTACGACGGCGACGACTTCGAGCGGGTCAAGTGGAAGGACTGCCAGCTGGACTCCGGGGACTGCCTGACCCCCAAGGGCTTCACCTTCATGCGGACCCGGCTGGCCGAGGGCGTGTACGTGGACTTCTACAACCTCCACGCCAACGCGGGCACGGAGCCCGGCGACGAGGCCGCCCGCGCCGCCAACCTGGCCCAGCTCACCGGCTACATCAGGACCCACTCGGCCGGGAACGCCGTCGTCGTGATGGGTGACACCAACACCCGCTACACCCGGGCCGACGACACCATCGCCGCCTTCGCCGCCGACAACCGGCTGACCGACGCCTGGGTGCAGCTGGAGCGCGGCGGCGTGGCGCCGGCCCGCGGCGCCGACCCGCTGCTGTGCGACCAGAACGCGCCCACCGACACCTGCGAGATCGTCGACAAGGTGCTCTACCGCAGCAGCCCGCTGGTCTCGCTGACCGCCACCTCGTACGCCAACAAGCACGCCGACTTCCTGGACGGATCCGGCAAGATGCTCTCCGACCACGACCCGGTCGCCGTGGGCTTCACCTGGAGCCGGAACCCCGACTACCTGGCGAGCGAACAGTTCGGCGGCCCGCACGGCGACTTCTACGACGACATCGACCGCGTACCGGCCGGCGCCCGGGCCACCACGATCAGCCTGCGGGCGGGCAGCCGGGTCGACCAGGTCGGCCTCACCCTCGCCGACGGCACCGCCCTCACCCACGGCGGCACCGGCGGCACCGCCTCCTCGCTCACTTTGAGCAGCGGCGAGTACGTGAACTCGGCGACCCTCTGCCAGGGCTCGTACAACGGGCACACCCGCATCTTCTACGCCTCCTTCGGCACCAACCTCGGCCGCACCCTGACCGGTGGCACCACCACCGCCGACTGCGTGACCCGCACCGCGCCCGACGGCTGGCAGTTCGCCGGGTTCCAGGGACGCTCCGGCGACGAGGTCGACAAGCTCGGCTTCCTGTTCACCCGCCGCTGA
- a CDS encoding sugar ABC transporter substrate-binding protein has translation MKLHSSRIAATAATVAVLAGFATACNRGSDSTSAGSGGGKAAIGIDLPRADSDFWNSYAQYVKQDASSQGLNTLPVSNSQNDVTKLAANVQVFQNTGAKAVVMAPQDTGAIASTLDQLAAKKIPVISVDTRPDKGDVYMVVRADNKAYGTKACEFLGKQLGGKGKVAELQGALSSINGRDRSEAFAACMKEKFPDIQVIELATDWKGDVASAKLQSTLAANADLGGIYLQAGGAFLQPTLALLQQKGLLKPAGRPGHIAIVSNDGIPQEFDAIRKGDIDATVSQPADLYAKYALSYAQAATEGKTFQPGPTDHQSTIISLPNGLEDQLPAPLVTKDNVDDKSLWGNNVGK, from the coding sequence ATGAAGCTCCACTCCTCCAGAATCGCGGCCACGGCCGCCACCGTGGCCGTCCTGGCGGGGTTCGCCACGGCCTGCAACCGCGGCAGCGACTCGACCTCCGCCGGATCCGGCGGCGGCAAGGCGGCCATCGGCATCGACCTGCCCCGTGCGGACTCCGACTTCTGGAACTCCTACGCGCAGTACGTCAAGCAGGACGCCTCCTCCCAGGGGCTGAACACCCTGCCGGTCAGCAACTCGCAGAACGACGTGACCAAGCTGGCCGCCAACGTCCAGGTCTTCCAGAACACCGGCGCCAAGGCCGTCGTCATGGCTCCGCAGGACACCGGCGCGATCGCCTCCACCCTCGACCAGCTGGCCGCCAAGAAGATCCCCGTCATCAGCGTCGACACCCGTCCCGACAAGGGCGACGTCTACATGGTGGTCCGCGCCGACAACAAGGCCTACGGCACCAAGGCCTGCGAATTCCTCGGGAAGCAGCTCGGCGGCAAGGGCAAGGTCGCCGAACTCCAGGGCGCGCTGAGCTCCATCAACGGCCGCGACCGCTCCGAGGCCTTCGCCGCCTGCATGAAGGAGAAGTTCCCCGACATCCAGGTGATCGAGCTGGCCACCGACTGGAAGGGGGACGTCGCCTCCGCGAAGCTCCAGTCCACGCTGGCCGCCAACGCCGACCTCGGCGGCATCTACCTGCAGGCCGGCGGCGCCTTCCTCCAGCCGACCCTCGCCCTGCTCCAGCAGAAGGGCCTGCTCAAGCCGGCCGGCCGGCCGGGGCACATCGCCATCGTCTCCAACGACGGCATCCCGCAGGAGTTCGACGCCATCCGCAAGGGCGACATCGACGCCACCGTCTCCCAGCCCGCCGACCTCTACGCCAAGTACGCGCTCAGCTACGCGCAGGCCGCCACCGAGGGCAAGACCTTCCAGCCCGGCCCCACCGACCACCAGTCCACCATCATCTCCCTGCCCAACGGCCTGGAGGACCAGCTCCCCGCGCCACTGGTGACCAAGGACAACGTCGACGACAAGTCCCTCTGGGGCAACAACGTCGGCAAGTGA
- a CDS encoding glycoside hydrolase family 6 protein — protein MRRSLRRLSLLMAPALTALPAAVQPAAAQVSTPTAATSGFYVDPESTAQQWLNANPGDGRAAAIRSSIADVPTARWFGNWSGTIGTATGAYVGAAAAKGKLPILVAYNIPDRDICAGQSGGGAGSAAEYATWIAAFASGIGNRPAVVVLEPDALGDQTCMSADQIAERNGMLRNAIAQFNAKAPNTRLYLDAGNPAWMSAGTMAQHLVAAGVSGAHGFSLNVSNYIGTAQNTAYAKAVNAALRSANGFTKPYVIDTSRNGNGSDGNWCNAAGRRIGTPTQVGGGAEMLLWIKAPGESDGNCGTGAGSTAGQFLPQVAYNLIYGY, from the coding sequence ATGCGTCGTTCGCTCCGCAGGCTGTCCCTGCTCATGGCACCCGCGCTCACCGCCCTGCCGGCCGCGGTCCAGCCCGCAGCCGCCCAGGTCAGCACCCCCACCGCTGCGACCAGCGGCTTCTACGTGGATCCCGAATCCACCGCACAGCAGTGGCTCAACGCCAACCCCGGCGACGGCCGCGCCGCCGCCATCCGGTCGTCGATCGCCGACGTGCCGACGGCGCGCTGGTTCGGCAACTGGAGCGGCACCATCGGGACGGCGACCGGCGCCTACGTCGGCGCGGCCGCCGCCAAGGGCAAGCTGCCGATCCTGGTGGCGTACAACATCCCCGACCGGGACATCTGCGCCGGCCAGTCCGGCGGTGGCGCGGGTTCCGCGGCCGAGTACGCCACCTGGATCGCCGCCTTCGCCAGTGGCATCGGCAACCGGCCGGCCGTGGTCGTCCTCGAACCCGACGCGCTCGGCGACCAGACCTGCATGAGCGCCGACCAGATCGCCGAGCGCAACGGGATGCTGCGCAACGCCATCGCGCAGTTCAACGCCAAGGCCCCGAACACCCGGCTCTACCTGGATGCCGGGAACCCCGCCTGGATGAGCGCCGGGACCATGGCCCAGCACCTGGTCGCGGCCGGGGTGAGCGGGGCACACGGGTTCTCGCTGAACGTCTCCAACTACATCGGCACCGCGCAGAACACGGCGTACGCCAAGGCCGTCAACGCGGCCCTGCGGTCGGCGAACGGGTTCACCAAGCCGTACGTCATCGACACCAGCCGCAACGGCAACGGATCCGACGGCAACTGGTGCAACGCGGCGGGGCGCAGGATCGGCACGCCCACGCAGGTCGGCGGCGGTGCCGAGATGCTGCTGTGGATCAAGGCGCCCGGCGAGTCCGACGGCAACTGCGGCACCGGCGCGGGCTCGACGGCCGGACAGTTCCTGCCGCAGGTCGCCTACAACCTGATCTACGGCTACTGA
- a CDS encoding sugar ABC transporter ATP-binding protein, whose product MADPSPVRGPVVEADGISKRFGATVALSDARISVAPGEAHALVGRNGAGKSTLVSILTGLQNPDTGTLRFDGEPAPARGDTDAWRSRVACVYQRSTVIPALTVAENLFLNRHRPDRQSSGALRPISWKRLRSRAGELLAEYGVDVDPTARAEDLTVEQRQFVEIARALSFGARFIILDEPTAKLDARGIGRLFEKLHELQRQGVAFLFISHHLQEVYELCSTVTVYRDARHIVTAPVADLDQQALVEAMTGETSRGTEPSWSVTGRALPEGPPLLDVTGLSLAGHYHDIDLTARPGEVVGLAGAAASGNVQLGETLAGLHRPQAGTVSVAGRPVRTGKVPAALAAGIGFVPEDRHVQGLVPQRSVAENATLTVTDQLGPFGTVLPSRTRAFARRMIDDLDIKTPGPATPVAALSGGNQQKVVIARALATRPHVLVAIRPTNGVDIKSKESLLGAVRQVADDGRTALIVSDELDDLRVCDRVLAMFHGRVVAEFDAGWSDEHLVAAMEGMTGPTHPKENHDSHH is encoded by the coding sequence ATGGCGGACCCCAGCCCCGTCCGGGGCCCCGTCGTCGAGGCCGACGGGATCAGCAAGCGCTTCGGCGCCACCGTCGCGCTCAGCGACGCCCGCATCTCCGTCGCCCCCGGCGAGGCACACGCCCTGGTCGGCCGGAACGGAGCGGGCAAATCCACCCTCGTCTCGATCCTCACCGGACTGCAGAACCCCGACACCGGCACCCTGCGCTTCGACGGCGAACCCGCCCCCGCCCGCGGCGACACCGACGCCTGGCGCTCCCGGGTCGCCTGCGTCTACCAGCGCTCCACCGTCATCCCGGCGCTGACCGTCGCCGAGAACCTGTTCTTGAACAGACACCGCCCGGACCGGCAGAGCTCCGGTGCGCTGCGTCCGATCAGCTGGAAGCGACTGCGTTCGCGCGCCGGCGAACTGCTCGCCGAGTACGGCGTGGACGTCGATCCGACGGCCCGCGCCGAGGACCTCACCGTCGAGCAGCGCCAGTTCGTGGAGATCGCCCGGGCGCTGTCCTTCGGCGCCCGCTTCATCATCCTGGACGAGCCCACCGCCAAGCTCGACGCCCGCGGCATCGGCCGGCTCTTCGAGAAACTGCACGAGCTGCAACGCCAGGGCGTGGCCTTCCTGTTCATCTCGCACCACCTCCAGGAGGTCTACGAGCTCTGCAGCACCGTCACGGTCTACCGCGACGCCCGGCACATCGTCACCGCCCCGGTCGCCGACCTCGACCAGCAGGCCCTGGTGGAGGCGATGACCGGCGAGACCTCCCGCGGCACCGAGCCCAGCTGGTCGGTGACCGGCCGAGCGCTCCCGGAGGGCCCGCCGCTGCTCGACGTCACCGGCCTCAGCCTGGCCGGCCACTACCACGACATCGACCTGACCGCCCGCCCCGGCGAGGTGGTCGGCCTGGCCGGAGCCGCCGCCAGCGGAAACGTGCAGCTCGGCGAGACCCTCGCGGGCCTGCACCGACCGCAGGCCGGGACGGTCAGCGTCGCCGGGCGCCCGGTGCGCACCGGAAAGGTGCCCGCCGCACTCGCGGCCGGCATCGGCTTCGTCCCCGAGGACCGGCACGTCCAGGGCCTGGTGCCCCAGCGCAGCGTCGCGGAGAACGCCACCCTCACCGTCACCGACCAGCTCGGCCCGTTCGGCACCGTCCTGCCCTCGCGAACCCGTGCCTTCGCCCGGCGCATGATCGACGACCTCGACATCAAGACCCCCGGACCGGCCACCCCGGTCGCCGCGCTGTCCGGCGGCAACCAGCAGAAGGTCGTCATCGCCCGCGCGCTCGCCACCCGGCCCCACGTCCTGGTCGCCATCCGCCCGACCAACGGCGTCGACATCAAGTCCAAGGAGTCACTGCTCGGCGCCGTCCGCCAGGTCGCCGACGACGGCAGGACCGCCCTGATCGTCTCCGACGAACTCGATGACCTGCGGGTCTGCGATCGCGTGCTGGCCATGTTCCACGGCCGCGTCGTCGCCGAGTTCGACGCCGGCTGGAGCGATGAACACCTGGTCGCGGCCATGGAGGGCATGACCGGCCCGACCCACCCGAAGGAAAACCATGACTCCCACCACTGA
- a CDS encoding LacI family DNA-binding transcriptional regulator — METSPRRQPTLDEVAARAGVSRTAASRVINNVPHVSAAKRAAVERAVRELGYVPNPTARALATRRAGTVVLAVSSAEPGLFADPFFAEVTVGVGSFLDRTDLDLVLLLADTPRGKERLRRILSSRRADGVMLMAVRGDDPLGRLAERTDLPVVFGGLPLTGTPRWYVDPDNRGGARLAVEHLVRGGRRSIAMITGQVDLQASVAREQGFREALVLAGLSPAGVIPGRFTQAGGEAAMERLLADRPDLDAVFTANDGMALGALRALRRLGRRVPEDVALVGFDDLADATYADPPLTTVHQPVRALGLELARMLVAVIEGQDPSPLVLPTRLTIRESAPSTSG, encoded by the coding sequence ATGGAGACGTCTCCGCGACGCCAGCCGACTCTGGACGAGGTCGCCGCCCGGGCCGGAGTCTCCCGCACGGCGGCCTCCCGCGTCATCAACAACGTGCCGCACGTGAGCGCGGCCAAGCGCGCCGCGGTGGAGCGGGCGGTCCGCGAGCTCGGCTACGTGCCGAACCCGACCGCACGGGCGCTGGCGACCCGGCGCGCGGGCACGGTCGTGCTGGCGGTGTCCAGCGCCGAACCCGGACTGTTCGCCGACCCGTTCTTCGCCGAGGTGACCGTGGGCGTCGGTTCCTTCCTCGACCGGACGGACCTGGACCTGGTCCTGCTGCTGGCCGACACGCCCCGCGGCAAGGAACGCCTGCGGCGCATCCTGAGCTCCCGGCGGGCGGACGGCGTGATGCTGATGGCGGTGCGCGGCGACGACCCCCTGGGCCGGCTGGCCGAGCGGACGGACCTGCCCGTGGTCTTCGGCGGCCTGCCGTTGACGGGCACGCCCCGGTGGTACGTGGACCCGGACAACCGGGGCGGCGCCCGCCTCGCCGTCGAGCACCTGGTCCGCGGTGGACGCCGGAGCATCGCGATGATCACCGGACAGGTCGATCTCCAGGCCTCCGTCGCCCGTGAACAGGGCTTCCGCGAGGCACTGGTGCTGGCCGGTCTGTCCCCCGCCGGTGTGATCCCGGGCCGCTTCACCCAGGCCGGCGGCGAGGCCGCGATGGAGCGGCTGCTCGCGGACCGTCCGGACCTCGACGCGGTGTTCACGGCCAACGACGGCATGGCGCTGGGAGCGCTGCGCGCCCTGCGCCGACTCGGCCGACGCGTCCCCGAGGACGTCGCCCTCGTCGGCTTCGACGACCTCGCCGACGCCACGTACGCCGACCCGCCACTGACGACCGTGCACCAGCCGGTGCGCGCGCTCGGGCTGGAGCTGGCCCGGATGCTCGTGGCGGTCATCGAGGGCCAGGACCCGAGCCCCCTCGTCCTGCCCACCCGCCTGACGATCCGGGAGTCCGCCCCCTCGACGTCCGGCTGA
- a CDS encoding LacI family DNA-binding transcriptional regulator: MGPSARAASDRDLFADGLRDQGVGELGYRPNATAVALRTHRSQVLGLLIRNLHNPFFLDVVDGFDGACAAAGYEVMIGSSRYDPSREWELLHAFQDRGVDGLAVAPIGTGPAVGDWAEDYRCPLVLLNAPPPQAGAAVMSVRGVGAAAVAQAVRHLVELGDRELTLVVAPADKDPEPERPERFRALARESGFAARVVETEPGLDAAREAVGRVSAEPPSRRPTAFLTNSDHLAQAVYLAAADLGWRVPEDLSVVGHDDLPTAALLAPPLTTLRVDRREIGRRAATLLIDSLEGRPPARRDVVVRVDLRVRQSSSPADIANSQDRKPELPCRN, from the coding sequence GTGGGCCCCTCGGCCCGGGCGGCGTCAGACCGCGACCTTTTCGCGGACGGACTCCGCGACCAGGGGGTCGGAGAGCTCGGCTACCGGCCGAACGCCACCGCCGTCGCCCTGCGCACCCACCGGTCCCAGGTACTGGGGCTGCTGATCCGCAACCTGCACAACCCGTTCTTCCTCGACGTGGTCGACGGCTTCGACGGGGCCTGCGCGGCCGCCGGCTACGAGGTGATGATCGGCTCGTCCCGGTACGATCCTTCCCGTGAGTGGGAGTTGCTGCACGCCTTCCAGGACCGCGGGGTGGACGGCCTCGCGGTCGCCCCGATCGGCACCGGCCCGGCCGTGGGCGATTGGGCCGAGGACTACCGGTGTCCGCTGGTGCTGCTCAACGCGCCGCCGCCCCAGGCGGGCGCCGCGGTGATGAGCGTGCGCGGCGTCGGCGCCGCGGCCGTCGCGCAGGCCGTCCGTCATCTGGTCGAACTCGGCGATCGGGAGCTGACGCTGGTCGTCGCACCGGCGGACAAGGATCCGGAGCCCGAGCGCCCGGAGCGGTTCCGGGCGCTCGCGCGCGAATCCGGCTTCGCCGCCCGCGTGGTCGAGACCGAACCGGGCCTGGACGCCGCCCGGGAGGCCGTCGGGCGGGTGTCGGCCGAGCCGCCATCACGGCGACCCACCGCATTCCTCACCAACAGTGACCATCTCGCCCAGGCCGTCTATCTCGCGGCCGCTGACCTCGGGTGGCGGGTGCCCGAGGACCTCTCCGTCGTGGGGCACGATGACCTCCCCACGGCGGCCCTTCTCGCTCCGCCGCTGACCACTCTGAGGGTGGACCGGCGTGAGATCGGCCGTCGCGCGGCCACCCTGCTGATCGATTCCCTCGAAGGGCGCCCTCCAGCCCGGCGGGACGTCGTGGTGCGGGTCGACCTGCGCGTGCGGCAGTCTTCGTCGCCGGCGGACATCGCGAACTCCCAGGACAGGAAACCCGAACTCCCATGTCGGAACTGA
- a CDS encoding L-fuconate dehydratase — protein MSATTARITAVDTYDVRFPTSRELDGSDAMNPDPDYSAAYVVLRTSDGGHEGHGFTFTIGRGNDVQVAAIDALRPHVVGRPVDELCADPGSLYHDLIGDSQLRWLGPEKGVMHMAIGAVVNAVWDLAAKQQGKPLWQLLADADPEWLVSQIDFRYIADALTPAEALELLRRGKQGADERAATLLQRGYPAYTTSPGWLGYDDEKLTRLARAAVSDGFRQIKLKVGADLADDIRRCRAARAAVGPDIRMAIDANQRWNVAEAVEWTKALAEFAPYWIEEPTSPDDVLGHATIRRQVSPVKVATGEHVQNRIVFKQLLQAGAIDVLQLDSARVGGVNENLAILLLAAKFGVPVCPHAGGVGLCELVQHLSMFDFVALTGTTEDRVIEFVDHLHEHFLDPVVITDGHYRAPTLPGFSAAMHQTSLDTYQYPHGSFWAEELAQKEATA, from the coding sequence TTGTCCGCAACCACTGCGCGGATCACCGCCGTCGACACCTATGACGTCCGCTTCCCCACCTCGCGGGAGCTGGACGGGTCCGACGCGATGAACCCGGACCCCGACTACTCCGCCGCCTACGTCGTCCTGCGGACCTCCGACGGCGGCCACGAGGGCCACGGCTTCACCTTCACCATCGGACGCGGCAACGACGTCCAGGTGGCCGCCATCGACGCGCTCCGCCCGCACGTCGTCGGACGCCCGGTCGACGAGCTGTGCGCCGACCCCGGCTCGCTCTACCACGACCTGATCGGCGACAGCCAACTGCGCTGGCTGGGCCCGGAGAAGGGCGTGATGCACATGGCCATCGGGGCCGTCGTCAACGCCGTCTGGGACCTCGCTGCCAAGCAGCAGGGCAAGCCGCTGTGGCAGCTGCTCGCCGACGCCGACCCCGAATGGCTCGTCTCCCAGATCGACTTCCGCTACATCGCCGACGCCCTCACGCCCGCGGAGGCGCTGGAGCTGCTGCGGCGCGGGAAGCAGGGCGCGGACGAGCGCGCCGCGACGCTGCTCCAGCGGGGCTACCCCGCCTACACCACCTCCCCGGGCTGGCTGGGCTACGACGACGAGAAGCTCACCCGCCTCGCCCGTGCGGCCGTCTCGGACGGCTTCCGGCAGATCAAGCTCAAGGTGGGCGCCGACCTGGCGGACGACATCCGCCGCTGCCGGGCCGCCCGCGCCGCCGTCGGGCCTGACATCCGGATGGCCATCGACGCCAACCAGCGCTGGAACGTGGCCGAGGCCGTCGAATGGACCAAGGCGCTCGCGGAGTTCGCCCCGTACTGGATCGAGGAGCCCACCAGCCCCGACGACGTCCTGGGGCACGCGACGATCCGGCGGCAGGTCAGCCCGGTGAAGGTCGCCACCGGCGAGCACGTGCAGAACCGCATCGTCTTCAAGCAGCTGCTCCAGGCCGGCGCCATCGACGTCCTCCAGCTGGACTCGGCCCGGGTCGGCGGCGTCAACGAGAACCTCGCCATCCTGCTGCTCGCCGCCAAGTTCGGCGTCCCGGTCTGCCCGCACGCCGGCGGCGTGGGCCTGTGCGAACTCGTCCAGCACCTGTCCATGTTCGACTTCGTCGCCCTCACCGGCACCACCGAGGACCGCGTCATCGAGTTCGTCGACCACCTCCACGAGCACTTCCTCGACCCGGTGGTGATCACCGACGGCCACTACCGGGCCCCGACCCTGCCGGGATTCTCGGCCGCCATGCACCAGACTTCACTCGACACCTACCAGTACCCCCACGGCTCCTTCTGGGCCGAGGAGCTGGCCCAGAAGGAGGCGACCGCATGA